The DNA window CGAAGGCCAGGCCGCCGTGATCGGCATGCAGGGCCCCCGGAATATCCAGCTTCAACCAGGTCGGGGACAGGCTGGGCGGCATGGCCACCAGTCCCTTGTAGTGCAGGTCACCCAGCGCAATGCCGGCCAGGGTGACCGCCAGGATGCCGATCAGGATCGAGCCGCGGATACGGCGGGCTTCCATGATCGCGATCAGCATGAAGCCGCCCAGTGCCAGCAGCGGCGGAGCCTGATGCAGGTCGCCAAGGGTTACCAGGGTATGCGGATCGGCGACGATGATATGGGCTTTCTGCAGGCCGATCAGTGCCAGGAACAGACCGATGCCGGCAGCGATCGAGCTGCGCAGCGAGGAAGGGATGCCGGCGATCAGCCATCGCCGGATGCCTGTGGCGGTCAGCAGCAGAAAGATGCAGCCGGAGAGAAAGACCAGGCCCAGCGCCTGTGGCCAGGTATAGCCCATGCCGGCGACCACGGTGAAAGCCAGAAAGGCATTCAGGCCCATGCCGGGAGCCAGGCCCACCGGGTAGTTGGCCAGCAGACCCATCAATACCGAGCCGACGGCAGCGGCCACGCAGGTGGCGACAAAGCAGGCGCCTCGGTCCATGCCCGTGCTGGCCAGGATGTCCGGGTTCACGAATACGATATACGACATCGTCAGGAAGGTGGTGGCACCGGCCAGCAGCTCGGTCTGGACCGTGGTGTTGTGGTCGCTCAGCTTGAAGAGTCGTTCCAGCATGGAAGTTCCGGTAGAGAGGCTCGATAAAGGAATGGCGTGGCGATGCCGGCCGGTGACCGGCATCGCCTGGCGGGCTCAGCGACGGGGCGTCGGTGCCTGCATCAGCTGAGTGAACTGCTGCAGCAGGGCGGCATCGTCCACCTTGAACACGACCTTGGCCGAGGTTTCGCCCAGTCCGGGGTTCAGCCCGGGGTTCCAGCTCAGGGTATTGCCGTAGCCGGCACCATGATCGGTATCCACATCGACGGACAGGGTCCGCTGCTGGCGGATCAGGGCCGGATCCAGCCACAGGCCCATCGCCATCTCGTCCCACAGCGGGTAGCCGGCCTGGCCGTAACGCTGCAGATAGCGTGCCACCGGCGTGCCGGCCTTGCCGATGGTATCCAGTGTGCTCTGGCCAAGATACGTTGTCGTGGTCGGGTCCACCGGCACCAGGGTCAGCTGCGGCCAATGCTGGTGCAGCACAATGCTGGCGGCTTCGGGGTCGAAGCGGAAGTTGAATTCCAGTCGCGGGGTATTGGCATATTCACTGGCAAACGGACTGCCGCCCGGGGGCGGCTGCGGCGAGAAGCTGCCGCCCATGATCACCAGTTCCTTGACCAGCGATGGCAGCTCCGGGTCCAGCTTCACGGCCAGGGCCAGATTGGTCAGCGGTCCCAGCGCGACGATGCTGACCTGGTGCGGATGGGCACGCACGGTCTGCACCAGGAAATCGGCCGCGGCCTCGGGGCGGGCTTTCAGTTTCGGCGCGCCCTCGGCCATCGGCGGTACCACATCAGCCGCATGCGGAGGGCTGCGCGGCACCACGCTGTTTTTCGGCCAGGCTTCGGTCCAGGCCCCTTTGTAGGCGAGCTTGCCATAGCGCGCTTCCCACAGCTTGGTGGCCTGCGGCGTGTTCAGCAGGGGCAGATCCGGGCCGGCGGCCACCGGAATATCGGTGCGGCCGATCAATTCCAGCATCCGCAAGGTGTGCTGGGTGTTTTCACGGCACCAGCCGTCACCGCTTTCGACAGTGATGCCGAGCACTTTCACGTCGGGCGCCTGGATTGCCATCAGCACGGCTTGCAGATTGCTGGTGGCGGGACCGAAGGCGTCCTGGTCGATGATGACCTGCCGGGGGGATTCGGCGGCCGCGGCGTTGGCGGTCAGCAGGCTCAGGCCCAGCGAGGCGAGCAGGGGAATCAGGCGTGGCAAGCGGAAGCTCCTGTTGGGGGCGTGTCGGGCCGTGCAGCGGCGCGACATACGTGATTTCCGGCGGCCGGCTGCGGCCATCGGGCGGGATGTGTAAGATCGATCATATTCAATGGTGACAGGTGGCAGGATGGAATCCAATCCGAGGCCGGGGGGCTTCCGTTTCTATGACATGCTGGTTGCAGGCATGGTAGCGGTCTTGCTGTGCTCGAATCTGATCGGTCCGGCCAAGGTCAGCCTGATCGATCTGCCGTGGCTGGGGCCGTTGAATTTCGGCACCGGCAACCTGTTTTTTCCGATCGGCTATATTTTCGGCGACGTGCTGACCGAGGTCTATGGTTATGCCCGGGCACGGCGGGCGATCTGGGCCGGATTTGGCGCGATGCTGTTTGCCACGGTGATGGCCTGGTCGGTGATCCATATGCCGGCCAGCCCGGCCGAGCCCTTCAACCATGTGCTGCAGCCGGCGCTCGAGACCGTGTTTGGCGGCACCTGGCGGATCGCGCTGGCCTCGATGATCGGTTACTGGATCGGTGATTTCGTGAATGCCTTCGTGATGGCCCGGTTGAAGCTGCTGACCGGCGGCCGCCATCTCTGGACCCGCACCATCGGCTCGACGGTGGTCGGTCAGGCCTGTGACAGCCTGACCTTCTATCCGATTGCCTTCTATGGCATCTGGGAAAGCACGACCCTGGCCAAAGTGATTCTGTTCAACTGGAGCATGAAGGTGCTGGTCGAAGTGGTGCTGACACCCGTGACCTATCTGGTGGTCAATGCCCTGAAGCGGGCCGAAGGCGTGGACATCTTCGATCGGGGCACGCATTTCAATCCCTTCAGCCTGCGTGACGAAGGCCAGCGGCGATAGTTCCCCCGAGCGGTCGGGTAAACTGACCGCTTTGCGGGAAGGATTCTCAAGGCATGCGCATTTTGATGGCACGACACGGCCAGACCGAGTGGAATCTGGCGGGTCGGATACAAGGCATTGAAGACAGCCCCCTGACCGCACTGGGCATCGAGCAGGCGCGGGCGGTGGGGCAGGCCTGGCGGGGCAGCGGCATCCGGCATATCCACAGCTCGCCGCTGGGTCGGGCCATGGATACCGCCCGTCATGCAGCCGAAGGCCTCGGCGCCGAGTGCTTCGATGATCCGGGACTGGTCGAGCGCGCCTTTGGCCGCTACGAGGGCATGCCGATTGCCGAACTGCGCGAGCAGGAAACGGATTGGGAGCCGATCATTCTGGGGACCCGGCCCGAACTGGCTGCACCAGGCGGTGAAACCTTGCTGCAGGTCGCTGACCGGGTGGAAGCGGCCGTACGCAAGCTGGCGGCCGACAGCGACCAGGCCACCCTCGGCATCGTCAGTCACGGCCACTGCCTGCTGGCGCTGGCCTGGCGACTCGGCGGCCAGCCGGACGATATCCGTCAGTTCCATCATCGCAATGCCAGCTACAGCGAGCTGGAGTGGATGGATGGCAAGCTGCGGCTGCTGCGCTGGGCCGTCGCCGACCATCTGGTCGGCGACGAGTCCGGACTCAGCGCGCCGGCGAGTTTCGCTGCGCGTTGATCTGATCCTTGAGATCGCTGGCGGCGCGGCCTGCGGCGAGGGCATAGTCCTCGCCTTGACCGGCATAGATGATGGCCCGCGACGAGCTGATCATCAGGCCGGTGCCATCGGCGGTGGCGCCGTGGCGTATCACTTCGGCGACATCGCCTCCCTGGGCGCCGATGCCGGGCACCAGCAGCGGCATATCGCCGACCAGTGTGCGGACCTCGCCCAGCTGGCCGGGCCAGGTGGCACCGGTCACCAGGGCGCAGTTGCCGTGGCCGTTCCAGGATTCGGCAATGATTTTCGCCACATGCTGGTACAGCGGCCGGCCACCGACATCCAGGTCCTGCAGGTCGGCCGCCCCTGGATTGGAGGTATGGCACAGCAGGATAACGCCCTTGTCGGCGCGCTCCAGAAAGGGCTCGGCCGAATCGCGGCCCAGATAGGGGTTCAGGGTGACGGCATCGGCCTGATAACGGTCGAAGGCTTCCACGGCATAACGTGCGGCGGTGGAACCGATGTCGCCGCGCTTGGCATCGAGGATTACCGGAATGCCGGGATGGGCCTCGTGGATATAGGCGATCAGCCGTTCCAGCGCGTCTTCGGCAGCCAGGGCCGCAAAATGGGCGATCTGGGGCTTGAAGGCGCAGGCATGGGCAGCGGTGGCATCGACGATGGCCTTGCAGAACGCGAACACCGGATCCGGGTGGTCGGCAAGTACGGCCGGGAAGCGGCTGGGCTCGGGGTCGAGGCCGACGCAGAGCAGCGAATCATGGCGGCTCCAGACCGCCTGCAGATCAGTGATGAAACTCATGGGTAATCCCTCGGACGGGCGGTGACTGCCGTCCGTCACCGCCGGCACCGGTGCGGGCGTCCATCCCCCTTCCGGCGCCGCGGCCGCCAGCCCGGTGAAGGCTGGCGGCCATGGCGGTACGTGGCAGGCGAAGGGCCTCAGGCCAGTTTCTTGTACTTGACGCGTTTCGGGCCGGCATCGTCACCGAGGCGACGCTTTTTGTCGGCTTCGTACTCGTTGTAGTTGCCGGGGAAGAATTCCACGTGGGAGTCGCCTTCAAAGGCGATGATGTGGGTGGCGATGCGGTCCAGGAACCAGCGGTCATGCGAGATGACCATGGCGCAGCCAGGGAATTCCAGCAGCGCGTCTTCCAGCGCCCGCAGGGTTTCGACGTCCAGATCGTTGGAGGGTTCATCCAGCAGCAGCATGTTGCCGCCCTGCAGCAGGGTCTTGGCCAGATGCAGGCGGCCACGCTCACCACCGGACAGGTTGCCGACGATCTTCTGCTGGTCGGTGCCCTTGAAATTGAAGCGGCCGATATAGGCACGCGACTGGATCTCGAAATTGCCGACGGTGAGGATGTCCGAGCCGCCGGAGACTTCCTGCCAGACGTTGTTCTTCGGATCCAGGGCGCCACGCGACTGGTCGACATAGGCCAGTTTGACGGTGTGGCCACGTTTGACCTCGCCGCTGTCGGGCAGTTCGACGCCGGTGATCATCTTCATCAGCGTCGACTTGCCGGCGCCGTTGGGGCCGATGATGCCGACAATGGCGCCGGCCGGGATCTTGAACGACAGGTCCTCGATCAGCACACGGTCACCAAAGGACTTGGTGACGTTCTTGAACTCGATCACTTCGTTGCCCAGACGTTCACCCGGCGGAATGAAGATCTCGTTGGTCTCGTTGCGGCGCTGGTAGTCGACGGCATTGAGCTCGTCGAAGCGGGCCAGACGTGCCTTGCCCTTGGACTGGCGGCCCTTGGCCGCCGAGCGGACCCATTCCAGTTCCTTCTCGATGGCCTTCTGGCGCGACTTTTCCTGCTGGGCTTCCTGCTTCAGGCGCTGGTCCTTCTGTTCCAGCCACTGGGTGTAGTTGCCCTTCCAGGGAATGCCGCGGCCGCGGTCAAGTTCCAGGATCCACTCGGCGGCATTGTCCAGGAAGTAGCGGTCATGGGTGACGGCCACCACGGTGCCGGTGTAGTCGTGCAGGAACTTTTCCAGCCAGTCCACGGATTCGGCATCCAGATGGTTGGTCGGTTCGTCCAGCAGCAGCATGTCGGGCTTGGACAACAGCAGGCGGCACAGTGCAACGCGGCGCTTTTCACCACCGGACAGCGGGCCGACCTTGGCATCCCACGGCGGCAGGCGCAGCGCGTCGGCGGCGACTTCCAGCTGGCGCTCAAGCGCATGGGCATCATTGGCGGCCAGGATGTTTTCCAGCTTCTGCTGTTCCTCGGCCAGCTTGTCGAAGTCGGCACCGTCTTCGGCATAGGCGGCATAGACTTCTTCCAGCCGCTTCTGGGCATCGAGCACCACGGACACGCCTTCTTCGACGGCTTCGCGCACCGTCTTCTCGGGATCCAGCTGCGGTTCCTGGGCCAGATAGCCGACCTTGACGCCGGGCTGGGCGCGGGCTTCACCCTGGAAATCGGTGTCCACGCCCGCCATGATCTTCAGCACGGTGGACTTGCCCGCACCGTTCAGACCCAGCAGGCCGATCTTGGCACCGGGAAAGAAGCTGAGCGAGATGTCCTTGATGATCTGGCGTTTCGGGGGAACGATCTTGCTCACCCCGTTCATGGTGTAGATGTATTGCATGAATTCTCCGGATGGGCCGAAAGCCGCTCCCAGCGGCGCAGGCTGCGGACTGGGGGGAAGGCCTGACCTATAGTGTAGCCTGTGTGTCGGCTACTCAGCGATGCTCAACTATGGCGCAGCATGCCCGTAGGATCCCGGTCTGGCCTCCAGGGGCCGGGCGGCGAGCGGCGGGCGAGGCATGGGTTTTCACTCTGTCCATGCAGGGTGAGACCTAGAATCGCGCGCTTTCCGGCAGCCGTTCGTGGCGGGGGGCATCCCGGCTCTCCACGGGCGCCGGCCGGGGCGTGGTCCCGATGGAAGGGGGCATGGCATGCGTGTGACGCTGCGCCAACTGAATGTATTCGTCGAAGTGGCGCGCCGGGCCAGCTTCAGCGTGGCCGCCGGACAGCTGCATCTGAGCCAGCCGGCCGTCAGCCGGCAGATCCGTGAGCTGGAGACGGCGCTGGGGCTGCGCCTGATCGATCGCAGCACCCGTACCGTGCAGCTGACAGCCGGAGGTCAGCGGTTGCTGGAGCGGGCCGAACATCTGCTGCAAGTGTTTCGATCCACGGTGGCCGAGGTCAGGCAGGATCCCGTCGAGGCGCGCCCGATCGTGCGGGTGCTGCTGCAGAGTGCCGATCTGGAGCGCCTGCTGGCGCCAGGGCTGGCCTGGTGTCAGCAACGCTATCCGACGATTGCGGTGATCCTGCATCGCCCCGGCGATGAGCGTGGGATGCGCGAGGGCGGAGACGGGCTCGATTTCGGGGTCGGGAATGTTCCGCCGCAGGGGGTGGTCTGGCGGCATCAGGTGGTCGGCCATCGGCGCCTGCACCTGATCGCGCCTGCCCGTGCGCCCTGGAGTGACGGAGCGCCCTTCCGTTGGCAGCAGTTGCAAGGGCAGTCACTGGTGGTGCTGGCTGCGGGGCCGGTCACGCGGTCGGTGCTGCAGCAATCATTGCAAGGATTCGGGGTGGATGCCGCCGGCATTTGCGAGGCCGCTTCGCTGGCGTCGGCCTGCAGGCAGGTACTGGCAGGCAAGGCGCTGGGGGTATGGCCCGGATGGCTGCAACCGACCTCGGGCGGGCCGCTGCTGTCCTCGCCGCTGCTGCCCGTTGTCGAGCATGAGTTCGTGCTGTGGCGGCGGGACAACCGGCCCTTGGCCGCGGCGGCGCAACTGATCTGGACGGCATTGACACGGTTCCTGGCGGAGTCGTGGTGCGACAGCAACGAGTACGGGTAAACCCTGGCTGACGATCTGCGTTCACAGCGGCAGATGGCGGCTCTCGCGTTCAGGTCGGCATCGGCATGATGAAGGTGCAAAAGCCGTGAATCGCGCAACGAGGAATCTCATGAAGAAAACAGCATTGGCATTGGTTCTGGCCCTGATCAGTTGCACCGGCCTGGCCGTGGCCCAGTCCGGCCCGCCGGGCGGCGGTGACAGGCCCGGTCCTCAGGGAGGTCAGAATCACGGTCGTCCGGGCGGCGGCGGTCATCAGGGGGCTCACGGTCGCGGCGGTCAGGGACGTGGCCGGCCGCAGCCTGGCTGGGGCAGCAATGGCTGGCGCGGTGGTCAGCCGCACCGCTGGGCACGTGGCGACAATTTCAACCACTACTATCGTGGCCCGACCTACATCGTGAATGACTACAGCCGGTATCGACTGCGGCCGCCGCCGCGCGGTTACCACTGGGTCCGGGACAATGGCGGCAATTATCTGCTGGTGGCCATCGCCTCCGGGGTGATTGCCGACCTGCTGTTGCATTGATCCCGTTGGCCGGCGACGCGAAGCCCATGGCCCTGAAGTCGCCGGCCCGTTACAATCGGAGGCTTTCCTTCAGGTCCGACCGAGGCGCCGCCCATGTTTTCCAAGACTGCAACGATTGCCGGATATGACCCCGAACTGGCCAGCGCGATCGCCTCGGAAGTCGCCCGCCAGGAAGATCACGTCGAACTGATCGCCTCGGAAAACTACACCAGCGTTCCGGTGATGGAAGCCCAGGGCAGCCAGCTGACCAACAAGTATGCCGAGGGCTATCCCGGCAAGCGCTATTATGGTGGCTGCGAATTCGTCGATATCGCCGAGCGGCTGGCCATCGACCGCCTGAAGCAGTTGTATGACTGCAACTATGCCAATGTGCAGCCGCATTCCGGTTCGCAGGCCAATCAGGCCGTGTTTCTTGCCTTGTTGCAACCTGGCGACACCATCCTCGGCATGAGTCTGGCCCATGGCGGTCATCTGACTCACGGTGCCAAGGTCAATGTCTCGGGCAAGCTGTTCAATGCCATCCAGTATGGCGTGGACGAACAAGGTCTGCTCGACTACGACGAAATCGAACGTCTGGCCCTCGAGCACAAGCCGAAGATGATCGTCGCCGGCTTCTCGGCCTACTCGCAGGTGATGGACTGGGCGCGTTTCCGCGCCATCGCCGACAAGGTCGGCGCCTGGCTGTTCGTGGACATGGCCCATGTCGCCGGCCTGATTGCCGCCGGCGTCTATCCCTCGCCGCTGGAGCACGCCCACGTCGTCACCTCGACCACCCACAAGACCTTGCGCGGCCCGCGTGGCGGCGTGATTCTGGCGCGCGGTGCCGGCGAAGAGATCGAGAAGAAGCTGCAGTCGGTGGTGTTCCCCGGCATTCAGGGCGGCCCGCTGATGCATGTCATCGCGGCCAAGGCGGTGGCCTTCAAGGAAGCGCTGGAGCCGGCTTTCCGCGATTATCAGGTCCAGGTCGTCAAGAATGCCAAGGCCATGGCCAGGACCTTTGCGGATCGAGGCTACAAGATCGTCTCCGGAGGTACCGAGAATCACCTGATGCTGATCGACCTGATCGGTCGTGAAGTCACCGGCAAGGAAGCCGAGGCGGCACTGGGCAAGGCGCATATCACGGTCAACAAGAATGCCGTACCGGGTGATCCGCGCTCGCCGTTCGTGACCTCGGGCCTGCGCATCGGCACTCCGGCGGTGACCACCCGCGGTTACAAGGAAGCCGACGTGACCGAACTGGCCAGCTGGATCTGCGATGTGCTGGATGCTCCCGCGGATGAGGCCGTGCAGGCCCGCG is part of the Frateuria aurantia DSM 6220 genome and encodes:
- a CDS encoding NCS2 family permease; translated protein: MLERLFKLSDHNTTVQTELLAGATTFLTMSYIVFVNPDILASTGMDRGACFVATCVAAAVGSVLMGLLANYPVGLAPGMGLNAFLAFTVVAGMGYTWPQALGLVFLSGCIFLLLTATGIRRWLIAGIPSSLRSSIAAGIGLFLALIGLQKAHIIVADPHTLVTLGDLHQAPPLLALGGFMLIAIMEARRIRGSILIGILAVTLAGIALGDLHYKGLVAMPPSLSPTWLKLDIPGALHADHGGLAFALLHVVLVFVLVEMFDATGTLMGVAQRAGLLADPAKRHRLGKALFADSTAILAGSLIGTSSTTAFVESAAGVQAGGRTGLTAITVGALFLCALWFGPVASLVPAYATAPALIYVAGLMLRELVDIEWNDITEAAPAAICASAMPFTYSIANGLALGFVSYVLLKLGAGRWRDVHPATALIGALFVARYALG
- a CDS encoding nucleoside hydrolase; translated protein: MPRLIPLLASLGLSLLTANAAAAESPRQVIIDQDAFGPATSNLQAVLMAIQAPDVKVLGITVESGDGWCRENTQHTLRMLELIGRTDIPVAAGPDLPLLNTPQATKLWEARYGKLAYKGAWTEAWPKNSVVPRSPPHAADVVPPMAEGAPKLKARPEAAADFLVQTVRAHPHQVSIVALGPLTNLALAVKLDPELPSLVKELVIMGGSFSPQPPPGGSPFASEYANTPRLEFNFRFDPEAASIVLHQHWPQLTLVPVDPTTTTYLGQSTLDTIGKAGTPVARYLQRYGQAGYPLWDEMAMGLWLDPALIRQQRTLSVDVDTDHGAGYGNTLSWNPGLNPGLGETSAKVVFKVDDAALLQQFTQLMQAPTPRR
- a CDS encoding queuosine precursor transporter — its product is MESNPRPGGFRFYDMLVAGMVAVLLCSNLIGPAKVSLIDLPWLGPLNFGTGNLFFPIGYIFGDVLTEVYGYARARRAIWAGFGAMLFATVMAWSVIHMPASPAEPFNHVLQPALETVFGGTWRIALASMIGYWIGDFVNAFVMARLKLLTGGRHLWTRTIGSTVVGQACDSLTFYPIAFYGIWESTTLAKVILFNWSMKVLVEVVLTPVTYLVVNALKRAEGVDIFDRGTHFNPFSLRDEGQRR
- a CDS encoding histidine phosphatase family protein yields the protein MRILMARHGQTEWNLAGRIQGIEDSPLTALGIEQARAVGQAWRGSGIRHIHSSPLGRAMDTARHAAEGLGAECFDDPGLVERAFGRYEGMPIAELREQETDWEPIILGTRPELAAPGGETLLQVADRVEAAVRKLAADSDQATLGIVSHGHCLLALAWRLGGQPDDIRQFHHRNASYSELEWMDGKLRLLRWAVADHLVGDESGLSAPASFAAR
- the pyrF gene encoding orotidine-5'-phosphate decarboxylase, which produces MSFITDLQAVWSRHDSLLCVGLDPEPSRFPAVLADHPDPVFAFCKAIVDATAAHACAFKPQIAHFAALAAEDALERLIAYIHEAHPGIPVILDAKRGDIGSTAARYAVEAFDRYQADAVTLNPYLGRDSAEPFLERADKGVILLCHTSNPGAADLQDLDVGGRPLYQHVAKIIAESWNGHGNCALVTGATWPGQLGEVRTLVGDMPLLVPGIGAQGGDVAEVIRHGATADGTGLMISSSRAIIYAGQGEDYALAAGRAASDLKDQINAQRNSPAR
- the ettA gene encoding energy-dependent translational throttle protein EttA — encoded protein: MQYIYTMNGVSKIVPPKRQIIKDISLSFFPGAKIGLLGLNGAGKSTVLKIMAGVDTDFQGEARAQPGVKVGYLAQEPQLDPEKTVREAVEEGVSVVLDAQKRLEEVYAAYAEDGADFDKLAEEQQKLENILAANDAHALERQLEVAADALRLPPWDAKVGPLSGGEKRRVALCRLLLSKPDMLLLDEPTNHLDAESVDWLEKFLHDYTGTVVAVTHDRYFLDNAAEWILELDRGRGIPWKGNYTQWLEQKDQRLKQEAQQEKSRQKAIEKELEWVRSAAKGRQSKGKARLARFDELNAVDYQRRNETNEIFIPPGERLGNEVIEFKNVTKSFGDRVLIEDLSFKIPAGAIVGIIGPNGAGKSTLMKMITGVELPDSGEVKRGHTVKLAYVDQSRGALDPKNNVWQEVSGGSDILTVGNFEIQSRAYIGRFNFKGTDQQKIVGNLSGGERGRLHLAKTLLQGGNMLLLDEPSNDLDVETLRALEDALLEFPGCAMVISHDRWFLDRIATHIIAFEGDSHVEFFPGNYNEYEADKKRRLGDDAGPKRVKYKKLA
- a CDS encoding LysR family transcriptional regulator; translation: MRVTLRQLNVFVEVARRASFSVAAGQLHLSQPAVSRQIRELETALGLRLIDRSTRTVQLTAGGQRLLERAEHLLQVFRSTVAEVRQDPVEARPIVRVLLQSADLERLLAPGLAWCQQRYPTIAVILHRPGDERGMREGGDGLDFGVGNVPPQGVVWRHQVVGHRRLHLIAPARAPWSDGAPFRWQQLQGQSLVVLAAGPVTRSVLQQSLQGFGVDAAGICEAASLASACRQVLAGKALGVWPGWLQPTSGGPLLSSPLLPVVEHEFVLWRRDNRPLAAAAQLIWTALTRFLAESWCDSNEYG
- a CDS encoding RcnB family protein, with product MKKTALALVLALISCTGLAVAQSGPPGGGDRPGPQGGQNHGRPGGGGHQGAHGRGGQGRGRPQPGWGSNGWRGGQPHRWARGDNFNHYYRGPTYIVNDYSRYRLRPPPRGYHWVRDNGGNYLLVAIASGVIADLLLH
- the glyA gene encoding serine hydroxymethyltransferase — translated: MFSKTATIAGYDPELASAIASEVARQEDHVELIASENYTSVPVMEAQGSQLTNKYAEGYPGKRYYGGCEFVDIAERLAIDRLKQLYDCNYANVQPHSGSQANQAVFLALLQPGDTILGMSLAHGGHLTHGAKVNVSGKLFNAIQYGVDEQGLLDYDEIERLALEHKPKMIVAGFSAYSQVMDWARFRAIADKVGAWLFVDMAHVAGLIAAGVYPSPLEHAHVVTSTTHKTLRGPRGGVILARGAGEEIEKKLQSVVFPGIQGGPLMHVIAAKAVAFKEALEPAFRDYQVQVVKNAKAMARTFADRGYKIVSGGTENHLMLIDLIGREVTGKEAEAALGKAHITVNKNAVPGDPRSPFVTSGLRIGTPAVTTRGYKEADVTELASWICDVLDAPADEAVQARVREQVTAQCRRFPVYG